The following is a genomic window from Deinococcus aerolatus.
TGTCGCGTGGTCTGCCGGCCGGCGTCCACATGCTGCAGGCCCTGGGTCTGAGCCGCGAAGAACAGGCCTCGCTGCTGGGCCTGAGTGTCCGGAGCCTGCAACGCGGCGAAGACGGGCACGGCCCTGAGTTGAGCCAGGACCAGTTGACTCGGCTGAGCCTGGTGGTGGGCATCTACAAGGCCCTGCGGCTGCTGTACGACGACGCCACGGCCGCAGGCTGGCCACACCGGACCAACCGGCGGCCGCCTTTTGGCGGCCAGACGCCGCTAACCTACATGCGGCAGGGCGGCATCCCCGCGATGTACGAGACGCGTCGACTGCTGGACGCCGACCGCGGCGGACTGTTCTCGGTCACGCCCGAGGCGCACCGGTCCGCGCCGGGCTTCCCGACGGTGGTCGAGCTGTAAAAACGCCCCGTACCGCTCAGCGCCCATCACAACCAGCCTCCCCTGTGTCCAAAAGTGAAAGGGAGCGGGGGCGCTGCGCCCCCGCTCCCTTTGTTCAGCGCATCAGCAGTTGCAGCCGCGCGTCGTGAGGATTGGCCTCCGCTTCGGTCCAGCTGAGTGCCCACGGCCCGAACTCGTCCCAGCCGAAGCTTAATTCCAGCACCCAGCCGTAAGGTTCCTCCCGGATGTCCGCCCAGTCCATGCGGTGGGCCAGCCCGTGCGCCGGCGCCTGCGGCGCCAGCTGGCCCGCAGGCGCTGAGGCGTACTCTCGCCCCAGCACCTCGCGGGCCCAGCGCGGCAGCTGCCGCGCATCCCCCGTGCCCGCAGCGATGGGCCCCGGCACACCCGCCACCTGAATCCAGCCTGGTGCCAGTGGCGTCACCAGCCCCGGCCCGGTCAGCGCCGGCTGGCGCGCCGGCGGATGGACGCAGCCCGCGAGCGCCGCTGCGCGTGCCTGGGCGCCCACGGCGTCAATCAGCACCCAGGGCAAGCCCGCCGCCGCCGCCCAGGTCTGCCCTGCCCCGGCCGGCTCCGTGCCCGTCTGGACGGCGAGCGCCCACGCCTGGTCCGCCGCCCGTTCCAGCCGCCGCTGGGCCAATCCCATGCGGCGCAGCCGCGCGGCCTGCGCCGGAGCCGGCCAGAGGGTCAATTCGTAGTTGTGGGTCATTCGTTCTCCCCTTTCCCGGAGTACACCGGGCCGCCCAGGGCCAACGCCCGCGTCAGCGTGCGCGACAGGTAGCCCGGCTGGTCATATTTGGTTCGGACGAGGCCGCTGGCCCGCAGCAGGCGCTCGATCTGGTCTTCGTCCCGCGTCCAGAACGCGAGGAACCGGACGGCGGCGTAGTCACCCTCGCTTGCAGACGCGTAGCCCAGATCTGCCCACGCTCCCGACAGCAGCTGCATGGCCCGGTCGCCGTTGCGTGCGCGTCACAGACGCTGGATCACTTCCTGATCCGTGACCCTCAGACCGTGGAGACCCTGCATGCCCATGGCCCGAGCCGGATGTGGAACGTTGCCGGTCCCCAGCGCCGCCTCTGCCTGTTCCAGGTCGCCCAGCTGGCGGCCCCGCCCCCTGAGCGACCGTCCCGTCACCGTCACAAAGCCCCCAGCGAGCCATTCGGCGTGGTGTTCGCGCCGTGAGCGCGGCAACGTTCCACGCAGCCACACGTGAACCCCGTGGCCAGAGGGCGAGTATTCCGCATAGCCGTCGATTTGCTCAAGCTTCTCCCTC
Proteins encoded in this region:
- a CDS encoding phage NrS-1 polymerase family protein, with the translated sequence MQLLSGAWADLGYASASEGDYAAVRFLAFWTRDEDQIERLLRASGLVRTKYDQPGYLSRTLTRALALGGPVYSGKGENE
- a CDS encoding antitoxin Xre-like helix-turn-helix domain-containing protein; amino-acid sequence: MREPLMHQEKPNLTDPATASRLSRGLPAGVHMLQALGLSREEQASLLGLSVRSLQRGEDGHGPELSQDQLTRLSLVVGIYKALRLLYDDATAAGWPHRTNRRPPFGGQTPLTYMRQGGIPAMYETRRLLDADRGGLFSVTPEAHRSAPGFPTVVEL